A stretch of the Massilia sp. W12 genome encodes the following:
- a CDS encoding DMT family transporter — protein sequence MSSTRQHRQAILLMIIAPAMWSIAGVFTRHLEAARSFEVTFWRSLFAALFILVWLGAQGRFTATLRAAGRWGVVSGFMWCLMFSCFMLAMTLTTVANTLVVMSIAPLLTALLAFFILGQKIAMRTWGAILLALLGVVWMCVGGMREADAAGGNAALGMLVAFAVPLASSINLITLKKAGAAVDLIPAIFIGGVLSCLFTLPFAWPLQASLHDVLILAILGVFQLGVPCMLMLRAAPHLSAPELSLLSLLEVLLGPLWAWLWANETPGAATLYGGALVLLALIVNEALGWRAQTRNAADAGNPKQVENTGAVDGGRA from the coding sequence ATGAGCAGCACCCGCCAACACCGCCAAGCCATTTTGCTGATGATAATTGCGCCCGCGATGTGGAGCATTGCCGGGGTGTTCACCCGCCACCTGGAAGCGGCGCGCAGCTTTGAAGTCACCTTTTGGCGCAGCCTGTTTGCCGCGCTCTTCATTCTGGTCTGGCTGGGCGCGCAGGGGCGCTTTACCGCCACCTTGCGCGCAGCAGGGCGCTGGGGTGTGGTGTCCGGGTTTATGTGGTGCTTGATGTTTTCCTGCTTCATGTTGGCGATGACTTTGACCACCGTCGCCAATACCCTGGTGGTGATGAGTATTGCGCCCTTGCTGACTGCCTTGCTGGCGTTTTTCATCCTGGGCCAGAAAATCGCCATGCGCACCTGGGGTGCGATTTTGCTGGCGCTGCTTGGCGTGGTCTGGATGTGCGTGGGCGGCATGCGCGAAGCCGACGCCGCCGGCGGCAATGCCGCGCTGGGCATGCTGGTGGCGTTTGCAGTGCCGCTGGCTTCCAGCATTAATTTGATCACCCTGAAAAAAGCCGGCGCCGCAGTCGATTTGATTCCGGCTATTTTCATCGGCGGCGTGCTGTCCTGTTTATTTACCCTGCCTTTCGCCTGGCCTTTGCAGGCTTCCTTGCACGATGTGTTGATCCTGGCGATTCTGGGCGTGTTTCAACTTGGCGTGCCGTGCATGCTGATGCTGCGCGCCGCGCCGCATCTGTCGGCGCCGGAGCTGTCCCTGCTGTCCTTGCTTGAAGTTTTATTGGGGCCGCTGTGGGCGTGGTTGTGGGCGAATGAAACCCCGGGCGCGGCGACGTTGTATGGCGGCGCGCTGGTTTTGCTGGCCTTGATTGTGAATGAAGCGCTGGGCTGGCGCGCACAGACGCGGAATGCGGCGGATGCCGGGAATCCGAAGCAGGTGGAAAATACCGGGGCAGTGGACGGCGGACGCGCTTAG
- a CDS encoding GNAT family N-acetyltransferase, with the protein MEHISNQVTLREITADTVRAVMLLDVAEHQKKFVAPNSWSLGQALFAPEAWYRAIYLGEEPVGFVMLADDSLRDPVPENPTAYVWRLMVDAKHQHKGIGRAAMLQVIEHVKQKGIFEQLLISYVPEEGGPEKLYLSLGFQPTGEIDQGEVVMALALKQKQS; encoded by the coding sequence ATGGAACACATTTCAAATCAAGTCACCCTGCGTGAGATCACGGCTGACACCGTGCGCGCCGTGATGTTGCTTGACGTCGCTGAGCATCAGAAAAAATTCGTGGCTCCGAATTCCTGGTCGCTGGGACAAGCCTTGTTCGCCCCCGAAGCCTGGTACCGCGCGATTTATCTTGGCGAGGAGCCGGTCGGCTTTGTGATGCTCGCCGATGATTCGCTGCGCGACCCCGTGCCAGAAAATCCAACTGCCTATGTCTGGCGTCTGATGGTCGATGCCAAACATCAGCACAAGGGAATCGGGCGGGCCGCAATGCTGCAAGTTATCGAACATGTGAAGCAGAAGGGCATCTTCGAGCAGTTGCTGATTTCATATGTCCCGGAAGAAGGCGGCCCTGAGAAACTCTATCTTTCTCTGGGCTTTCAGCCGACGGGTGAAATTGATCAGGGCGAGGTTGTCATGGCCTTGGCGCTCAAGCAAAAACAGAGCTAG